The DNA region CTCAGAGAGCGTCAGGACCACAGCGACTGTGCTGGAAGCCACCAGGAAGCTCTCTGTCTCCACAGGAAGTTTGGATCTTTGACAGGATTTGATGATTAATCACTTTGATGCACGAACACGTCGACGGTAAATAAAATGCTCTCATGAAAACTTGTCTCTGCTTTGGACTTAAAAGCAGGCCAGAGGTCACTGAAGgccgtccacatacttttggccacgtCGTGTATCTGAGCTGAACCTTCAGTGAAGAAAAAGACGTTGACTTTAAACCAAAACGATCAATTCAGACATTTTTCCTGTGTGAGAAGGAACCAATCAACAGCGCTCAGGTGTTCAGGTTCATTCAGTGAGACATCAGCAGGACTTTGTTTCCACAGAGACGAGCTGTGGGAGGACGTCCCACCGTCCGTCCACGTGTAAACACAAATCAGCTGAGAGGGCGAGTCACGTGACGTTTCATTTCTCTGGAAATCAAAAAGCCTCATCACACACAGAGCGGCCGTGACGTCACCGTGACGTCAGGTCACACGCACAGACGTGTGTGATGATGTCACGATCGTTTCAGtccagagatgaagaaaaacatcaggctcactttctgtttccttAAGTTTCGTTTGTCTCTTCTCAGCTGCAGGAGGTCCGGATCAGTCCGCCGCGGGAAGTAGTCCCTGTCTGATAACACCTCCTGAGCAGTGGACgacatgtctgctgctgtttacaaACTACGGAAGCCCTGAAGACACTTTTAATGCGCAGctggacagaaatcagagcGCAGCTTCGTCCGCTGCCAACAAACGAACTGATTTATTCACAGACGTTTCCGTCCACGTGACCGCGTGGAAGTGACCATCTAAACCTGGATTTAAAGATAAACTCGCTTTCTGACCGCGACACTGACACACCTGTGCGCGTGCGCGTGGCTCACCTGCCCTTGCCGAACCTGCAGTTTCCGTAGATGAAGAACTTGCACAGGTGCAGCTGCTGGCAGTCTCCGCCCTCGTCCCGGCCGGACCCGCGGCACCCCTCCCGGCCGTACCTGCCGCACAGCCGCAGGGAGGTTTTGGCGACCACCATGCAGTCCTCCAGCCGCTCCCCGCCGCCCCCTGCCGGGCCGCGGACCAGCAGGAAGCGGGGGCATCgctggatgatgaagatgaactcCTCTTCGCTgatgctgcagcgctgcagcagcttccGGTGCAGCTGCAGCGGCTGCATGGCTCCGCTGCTGCCGCAGAGGAGGCTGGTAGCCAGCAGGATCTCTCTGCTGAAGGCGGACATGATGCTCACAGATCAGCTGACTGCCAACGACTGAGCTCTGCAGCGGAGGAACCGCGAGGCACAGCCCACGCTCACTTCCGCTCCCACActgtcacaataaaagcacGACAGCAGGCTGCTGGTGGACTCTTCACCGTGTGAGCgctgacagccaatcacagcagctgagcGAGCAGGTTGAGCTGGATAAGGGGACAGAAGGACGTCCGTTCAGTCCAGTTTGTCTGGGCTGGTTTGTGGTTCTggttcagctgctgtctgcGTGTAAAAGGACAGATCCAAAGCAAACTGAGCAGATTTAAGTGAAGCAGACATGAGTTCAGTTTGTGGAAGAGAGAAACAGTCCAGGTGTTTCTAATCAGGCAGGTGTGTCCGGTGACTCATCAGGGAGTTGAGTGTCTGTGAGTCAGTGTTTGGAGTCAGTGAGACGCGatgctgtctgtggtttgtcttctgtcagtgtgtctgctcACAcgtcacacaggtgagaagctgcGCAGGTGAGAAGCTGCGCTCGCTCTCTGTGCAGAtctgctgtttcactgtttgtttgtgtgaatctgtgtttgtgtccgtgCAGCAGAGTTCAGCCAGAAACCACCCGACACGTCCGCCGCTGCTCTCCAGCTCGCAGGATTTGGACCTCAAAGTGGGCTTGAATCACAAGACTCAGTTTTATTGAATCGCTTCGATCAGAAGaatgtttctcatttcttttttgtctcttcagaCTCAACAGTGGATCAGATCCAGAATCAGCTGAATGTGactttaaatgaaactgtgcAGGAACACGATGCTTCGTCTGGACGCTTTGGATCCAGCGGTAATCACGTTTTTAAACACACGCACGcgtaaaataaatgtaatgcgTTCCAGTAAAACTGACATAAAGACCTTTGTAGACCTGTCGGGGGTGCGGTCCTTCATTCTAGAACAGGAGATAGAGACCAGGATCATCGGGGGTCAGGAGGCCTGGGCTCACTCGTGGCCCTGGCAGGTGTCTCTTCAGTTCGCCTCCATGCCGGCCTGCGGGGGGGCCGTCATCAACCCGCTGTGGGTCGTCTCTGCTGCGCACTGCTTCAAAAGGTCAGAGTCATCAGCTGGATCTGGAATAAGAGCAGGTTTACCTAGACCAGGACTAGATTTAGTCATCAGACCTTGTTCAGTGCGAGTtaaactcttcttctgtgttccACCTGCTGATGATTCCACCTGTTCACAGGTACAATAAAGCGTCTTTCTGGACGGTTCTGGCCGGAAAACACGACCTGGATAATCCTCACGAACCTGGACAACAAGTTAGAAacgcacaaacactgaaatcacactgtgtgtgtgtgtgtgtgtgtgtgtgtgtgtgtgtgtgtgtgtgtgtgtgtgtgtttgtatccaCTGTGAGACGATCACACCATCGTCTCGTTGTTTCTCAGCCTGTGGACGAATCAGAAAAATGTTACCTGACAGAAAAACTCCACCTGAAGTAAAAAGGAGACTGGAgttgtaaaaaatgtaaaacactgAGAATTCACAGAAAGCGACTCAGTTCTTTGAACTTCCTGTCCAGATGGTCGGAGTCTCCATGATCATCAACCACCGCGGCTACAACACTCGGACCAAAGAGAGCGACGTggctctgctgaagctgcagcagccgcTGGTCTTCGGCCAGTTCGTCAGACCCATCGACATCTGGATGAGCCCGCTGCCTCCCTTCAGGATGTGCACCATCACCGGCTGGGGCTCCACCCGAGAGAGTGAGGACGGGTTCAGACGCTGGTCGGGGCTGGATCTGGGTTGAAATGACTTGATGTCTCTTCCTGATTTCTGGTCCTTCAGATGGTCCTCGAGTTCATAGACTCCAAGAGGTGAACGTCACCATCCTGCCCTCTGATGCCTGCAACCAGTACTACCACGGCAGGATTCGAGCCTCCATGTTCTGTGCTGGGAAGGACCAAGGAGGAGCCGACGCCTGCCAGGTACGACCCCGACACCCCCAGAGTCCGACAAAAGGGAGGAAAGGTACAGGAGGGACCGTCAGGGTTCAGAGTGGACGAGGAAGCTTTTCAGACCAGTCGGAGACACCAGAGACAGAATCTGATGGCTTTAGAGTAAACTTGACAGAATCCAGGAACGCTTTGTCTTTCATCGTGTCGGCTTTGTTGTCCTGTCTTGTCCCTTCACTGATGGTCTCTTCAccactttgtcttttcttgccATCATGTTGCTCGACTCTTTGACATCTTGACTCTTCTTTGTGCCATCTCATGTCTCCACTGTCCCGTGTTGCTCACCGTCCTGTCTGAGTCTTTATCACGCTGTCTCTGACgctgtcctgtctctgtctcagggggactctggaggtcctctgtcctgcttcaccgGCAGCAGGTATGAGCTGGCGGGCTTGGTGAGTTGGGGCGTCGGCTGTGGACGAGCCAAAAGACCAGGAGTCTACACCAAAATCCAGCAACACACTCAGTGGATCGCTGGCATCTTGAGTAAGTTCCACAGACGGTCCAACACCTGAGTGTTCACCTGTGAAAGGTGTGTTCTGCTCTGAAGAGCTCCTGGTCTGCTTCCCTCACAGATGATCAGAACATCATGTATGCAGATGACATCATTACTGAGGGTAGGTTTTAACTCTACAGTCAGCTTATTCTGTCTTTTATACCAACCTGCTACACTTTCAACAGATCTGtagagaaacaacaaaaaccactgTTCATGTTATTCTGTCCACCCCTGTATGACTGCACTTGCTCACCTGGATGACAGAGGACAGGTGCGGTAAGCAGCAGAGCTCCGGCTGTGAGAATGCTCCGGGCCTCGCTCGTCTCTCAGTGTCCCACGATGGTGAGACATCTGTGGTCAATGTGACGGAGTCCTGCCCCTTCTCCTGGCCCTGGCAAGTCAGCCTGCAGTCCAATGGACGCCACTACTGCAGTGGAGCGCTCATCCACCGCCGCTGGGTCATCACTGCTCAGCACTGCAACGTCAggtaatactactactactactactactactactgctactgctactgttGCTGCTACTGCTATGTCTGTGGCTCATCCGCTGTCAGGTAACGTGTCGCAGTACTGCTCCGTCAGCTGTTTGGTCCGGTAATACTGTGACTGCTCCTGCTAACTTTGATTTGTCCCTGCAGAGCTAAAGAGGACGTGGCAGTTCTGGGAGTTCATGACCTCCACTTCTCATCATCTCAAACCGTCCCGGTGGATGA from Chaetodon trifascialis isolate fChaTrf1 chromosome 22, fChaTrf1.hap1, whole genome shotgun sequence includes:
- the ovch1 gene encoding ovochymase-1, giving the protein MLSVVCLLSVCLLTRHTDSTVDQIQNQLNVTLNETVQEHDASSGRFGSSDLSGVRSFILEQEIETRIIGGQEAWAHSWPWQVSLQFASMPACGGAVINPLWVVSAAHCFKRYNKASFWTVLAGKHDLDNPHEPGQQMVGVSMIINHRGYNTRTKESDVALLKLQQPLVFGQFVRPIDIWMSPLPPFRMCTITGWGSTRENGPRVHRLQEVNVTILPSDACNQYYHGRIRASMFCAGKDQGGADACQGDSGGPLSCFTGSRYELAGLVSWGVGCGRAKRPGVYTKIQQHTQWIAGILRKVCSALKSSWSASLTDDQNIMYADDIITEEDRCGKQQSSGCENAPGLARLSVSHDGETSVVNVTESCPFSWPWQVSLQSNGRHYCSGALIHRRWVITAQHCNVRAKEDVAVLGVHDLHFSSSQTVPVDEVFNLPQDGSFPPKSDLSLLRLSVAARFSSNVSPVCVPDEDEELDDSWSCVTTGWGATKAKVDLHPDRLHHVGLALVNQTACRGQWGGGLISDSHICSHPAGSASCMGDSGAPLLCRKRGAYFLFGVVTWGSGRCDADKPAIFSRISDFHSWITEVTEDV